A window of Pseudomonas guangdongensis contains these coding sequences:
- the hisB gene encoding imidazoleglycerol-phosphate dehydratase HisB, with amino-acid sequence MAERKASVERNTLETQVKVSINLDGTGKARFDIGVPFLEHMLDQIARHGLIDLDIECKGDLHIDDHHTVEDVGITLGQAFAKAIGDKKGIVRYGHSYVPLDEALSRVVIDFSGRPGLTMHVPYTRATVGGFDVDLFQEFFQGFVNHALVTLHIDTLRGTNTHHQIETVFKAFGRALRMALTEDPRMAGQMPSTKGCL; translated from the coding sequence ATGGCCGAACGCAAGGCGTCCGTCGAGCGCAACACCCTGGAAACCCAGGTCAAGGTTTCCATCAACCTGGATGGCACCGGCAAGGCCCGATTCGACATCGGTGTACCCTTCCTCGAGCACATGCTCGACCAGATCGCCCGCCACGGGCTGATCGACCTGGACATCGAGTGCAAGGGCGACCTGCACATCGACGACCACCACACCGTGGAGGACGTCGGCATCACCCTCGGCCAGGCCTTCGCCAAGGCCATCGGCGACAAGAAGGGCATCGTCCGCTACGGCCACTCCTACGTGCCGCTGGACGAGGCGCTGTCGCGCGTGGTGATCGACTTCTCCGGCCGTCCCGGCCTGACCATGCATGTGCCCTACACCCGCGCCACGGTCGGCGGCTTCGACGTCGACCTGTTCCAGGAGTTCTTCCAGGGCTTCGTCAACCACGCCCTGGTGACCCTGCACATCGATACCCTGCGCGGCACCAACACCCACCACCAGATCGAGACGGTGTTCAAGGCCTTCGGCCGCGCCCTGCGCATGGCGCTGACCGAGGACCCGCGGATGGCCGGGCAGATGCCCTCCACCAAAGGGTGCCTGTGA
- the hisH gene encoding imidazole glycerol phosphate synthase subunit HisH, whose protein sequence is MQTVAVIDYGMGNLHSVAKALEHVGAGRVLVTSDAQTIREADRVVFPGVGAIRDCMAEIRRLGFDELVREVSADRPFLGICVGMQALLERSEENGGVDCIGLFPGQVRFFGKDMVEDGEQLKVPHMGWNEVEQSLDHPLWHEIPDRGRFYFVHSYYIEAGNPAQVAGRGHYGKDFAAALADGSRFAVQFHPEKSHSHGLQLLQNFVSWDGRR, encoded by the coding sequence ATGCAGACCGTCGCCGTCATCGACTACGGCATGGGCAACCTGCACTCGGTGGCCAAGGCGCTGGAGCACGTCGGCGCCGGCCGGGTGCTGGTGACCAGCGACGCGCAGACCATCCGCGAGGCCGACCGCGTGGTGTTCCCCGGCGTCGGTGCGATCCGCGACTGCATGGCCGAGATCCGTCGCCTGGGCTTCGACGAGCTGGTGCGCGAGGTCAGCGCCGACCGCCCGTTCCTCGGCATCTGCGTCGGCATGCAGGCGCTGCTCGAGCGCAGCGAGGAGAACGGCGGGGTCGACTGCATCGGCCTGTTCCCAGGCCAGGTGCGTTTCTTCGGCAAGGACATGGTCGAGGATGGCGAGCAGCTCAAGGTGCCGCACATGGGCTGGAACGAGGTCGAGCAGAGCCTCGACCACCCGCTGTGGCACGAGATCCCCGACCGCGGGCGCTTCTACTTCGTGCACAGCTACTACATCGAGGCCGGCAACCCGGCGCAGGTGGCCGGGCGCGGCCACTACGGCAAGGACTTCGCCGCCGCGCTGGCCGACGGCTCGCGCTTCGCCGTGCAGTTCCACCCGGAGAAGAGCCACAGCCACGGCCTGCAGCTGCTGCAGAACTTCGTGAGCTGGGACGGCCGCCGGTAA
- a CDS encoding AsmA family protein, translating to MKNLGKLLGALLLGLFLLLIALGVAVTQFFDPNDYKAEIRQLARDRAGLELDLRGPLGWSLFPWLGLQIHDASLARSERPDQPFAEVDMLGLAVRVLPLLRREVEMSDIRIDGLRLDLQRDAQGRGNWEGLGRPAAAQPGAAAAPAGENAASAAATEANSDSRAPALRLNIDSLALSNARIDYRDAAGNRRFSLEGIDLRSGAIREGAAIPLRISGFFASNQPLLRARAELLGQLRFDRALQRYQLEEARLQGDISGQPLANRTLNFDAQGDLLVDLAAQVAEWNALKLRANQLDALGELKLRELDRAPKLEGGLSLAEFDLRAFLEGIGQELPAMADPGTLRRAALVARLSGTADSLSLDDLKLQLDDSRIEGRLALDDFARQRLRAQLKGDRLDLDRYLAPPAKPDAAARSRQAQVADSLQRPGEGSTPLPEAPAEAVWSRAALLPLERLRSLDAELDLQFAHLTLRQLPLEDTRLRLRAAGGQLHLERLDGTLFDGRFAFAGSLDARGEQPLLQLRPELEGLPLERLLQAFKPEQPAPLRGNLQLQADLQARGNSEQALIDSLAGSASFALDNGVLPDANLEQQLCRGIALLNRKVPSSDFAARDTALRELSGSLQLQDGVARNRDLRARIPGLAVNGQGDVDLRVLGLDYRLGVVIEGDAREMPDPACQVSARYVGLEWPLRCRGPLELGARACRLDQDGLGKIAARLAGEKLSEKLDEKLGDKVSPELKDALRGLFQR from the coding sequence ATGAAAAACCTCGGCAAGCTGCTCGGCGCCCTGCTGCTCGGTCTGTTCCTGCTGCTGATCGCGCTGGGCGTGGCCGTCACCCAGTTCTTCGACCCCAACGACTACAAGGCCGAGATCCGTCAGCTGGCCCGCGACCGCGCCGGCCTGGAGCTGGACCTGCGCGGCCCGCTCGGCTGGAGCCTGTTCCCCTGGCTCGGCCTGCAGATCCACGACGCCAGCTTGGCGCGCAGCGAGCGTCCCGACCAGCCGTTCGCCGAGGTCGACATGCTGGGCCTGGCGGTGCGGGTGCTGCCGCTGCTGCGCCGCGAGGTGGAGATGAGCGACATCCGCATCGACGGCCTGCGCCTCGACCTGCAGCGCGACGCCCAGGGTCGCGGCAACTGGGAAGGCCTCGGTCGCCCGGCCGCAGCGCAGCCCGGCGCCGCGGCCGCGCCGGCCGGCGAAAACGCCGCCAGCGCCGCCGCCACCGAGGCGAACAGCGACAGCCGCGCCCCAGCGCTGCGCCTGAACATCGACAGCCTGGCGCTGAGCAACGCGCGCATCGACTACCGCGACGCCGCCGGCAACCGCCGGTTCAGCCTCGAAGGCATCGACCTGCGCAGCGGCGCGATCCGCGAAGGCGCGGCGATCCCGCTGCGGATCAGCGGCTTCTTCGCCAGCAACCAGCCGCTGCTGCGCGCCCGCGCCGAGCTGCTCGGCCAGCTGCGCTTCGACCGCGCCCTGCAGCGCTACCAGCTGGAGGAGGCGCGCCTGCAGGGCGACATCTCCGGCCAACCGCTGGCCAACCGGACCCTGAACTTCGACGCCCAAGGCGACCTGCTGGTCGACCTAGCCGCCCAGGTCGCCGAATGGAACGCCCTCAAGCTGCGCGCCAACCAGCTCGACGCCCTCGGCGAGCTGAAGCTGCGCGAACTGGACCGCGCGCCCAAGCTCGAAGGCGGCCTGTCGCTCGCCGAATTCGACCTGCGCGCCTTTCTCGAAGGCATCGGCCAGGAGCTGCCGGCGATGGCCGACCCCGGCACCCTGCGCCGCGCCGCGCTGGTCGCCCGGCTCAGCGGCACGGCCGACAGCCTGAGCCTCGACGACCTCAAGCTGCAGCTCGACGACAGCCGCATCGAGGGCCGTCTGGCGCTCGACGACTTCGCCCGGCAGCGCCTGCGCGCCCAGCTCAAGGGCGACCGCCTCGATCTGGACCGCTACCTGGCGCCGCCGGCCAAACCGGACGCCGCCGCCCGCAGCCGCCAGGCGCAGGTCGCCGATAGCCTGCAGCGCCCCGGCGAGGGCAGCACACCGCTGCCGGAGGCGCCGGCCGAGGCGGTCTGGAGCCGCGCGGCGCTGCTGCCGCTGGAGCGCTTGCGCAGCCTGGACGCCGAACTCGACCTGCAGTTCGCCCACCTGACCCTGCGCCAGCTGCCGCTGGAAGACACCCGCCTGCGCCTGCGCGCCGCCGGCGGCCAGCTGCACCTCGAACGCCTCGACGGCACGCTGTTCGACGGTCGCTTCGCCTTCGCCGGCAGCCTCGACGCGCGCGGCGAGCAGCCGCTGCTGCAGCTGCGCCCGGAGCTTGAAGGGCTGCCGCTGGAGCGCCTGCTGCAGGCCTTCAAACCCGAGCAGCCGGCGCCGCTGCGCGGCAACCTGCAGCTGCAGGCCGACCTGCAGGCGCGCGGCAACAGCGAGCAGGCGCTGATCGACAGCCTCGCCGGCAGCGCCAGTTTCGCGCTCGACAACGGCGTGCTGCCCGACGCCAACCTCGAACAGCAGCTGTGCCGCGGCATCGCCCTGCTCAACCGCAAGGTGCCGAGCAGCGACTTCGCCGCGCGCGACACCGCACTGCGCGAGCTGAGCGGCAGCCTGCAACTGCAGGACGGCGTGGCCCGCAACCGCGACCTGCGCGCGCGCATCCCGGGTCTAGCGGTCAACGGCCAGGGCGACGTCGACCTGCGCGTGCTCGGCCTCGACTATCGCCTCGGCGTGGTCATCGAGGGCGATGCCCGCGAGATGCCCGACCCGGCCTGCCAGGTCAGCGCCCGCTACGTCGGCCTGGAATGGCCGCTGCGCTGCCGCGGTCCGCTGGAGCTGGGCGCGCGCGCCTGCCGCCTCGATCAGGACGGACTGGGCAAGATCGCCGCCCGTCTGGCCGGCGAGAAGCTCAGCGAAAAGCTCGACGAGAAACTCGGCGACAAGGTCAGTCCGGAGCTCAAGGACGCGCTGCGCGGCCTGTTCCAGCGCTGA
- the mutY gene encoding A/G-specific adenine glycosylase, whose protein sequence is MTAPAPTADFAARVLAWFDQHGRHDLPWQQDITPYRVWVSEIMLQQTQVATVLGYYDRFMAALPSVQALAAAAEDEVLHLWTGLGYYSRARNLHKAAKIVVAQHGGEFPRSVEALAELPGIGRSTAGAIASIAMGLRAPILDGNVKRVLARYLAQDGYPGETRVAAQLWAAAERLTPQARVNHYTQAMMDLGATLCTRSKPSCLLCPLVEDCQAHRLGREKDYPQPKPRRELPQRRTLMPLLHDGKGAILLYRRPPSGLWGGLWSLPELEQREALDALARRHNLRLGEAQPLPALLHTFSHFQLHIEPLLVAAQPLGYAVAEGDWLWYNLASPPRLGLAAPVKKLLKHAQAALQPPAA, encoded by the coding sequence ATGACCGCACCCGCCCCCACCGCCGACTTCGCCGCCCGCGTGCTCGCCTGGTTCGACCAGCACGGCCGCCACGACCTGCCCTGGCAGCAGGACATCACCCCCTACCGGGTCTGGGTGTCGGAAATCATGCTGCAGCAGACCCAGGTGGCCACCGTGCTCGGCTACTACGACCGCTTCATGGCCGCCCTGCCGAGCGTGCAGGCGCTGGCCGCCGCTGCCGAGGACGAGGTGCTGCACCTGTGGACCGGACTCGGCTACTACAGCCGCGCGCGCAACCTGCACAAGGCGGCGAAGATCGTCGTCGCCCAGCACGGCGGCGAGTTCCCCCGCTCAGTGGAGGCGCTGGCCGAGCTGCCGGGCATCGGCCGCTCCACCGCCGGCGCCATCGCCAGCATCGCCATGGGCCTGCGCGCGCCGATCCTCGACGGCAACGTCAAGCGCGTGCTGGCCCGCTACCTGGCCCAGGACGGCTATCCTGGCGAGACCCGCGTCGCCGCGCAGCTGTGGGCCGCCGCCGAACGCCTGACCCCGCAGGCGCGGGTCAACCACTACACCCAGGCGATGATGGATCTGGGCGCCACCCTGTGCACCCGCAGCAAGCCGAGCTGCCTGCTCTGCCCGCTGGTCGAGGACTGCCAGGCCCACCGCCTCGGCCGCGAGAAGGACTACCCGCAACCCAAGCCGCGCCGCGAGCTGCCGCAGCGCCGCACGCTGATGCCGCTGCTGCACGACGGCAAGGGCGCCATCCTGCTCTACCGCCGCCCGCCGAGCGGGCTGTGGGGCGGCCTATGGAGCCTGCCGGAGCTGGAGCAGCGCGAAGCCCTCGACGCCCTGGCGCGCCGTCATAATCTGCGCCTGGGCGAGGCGCAGCCGCTGCCGGCGCTGCTGCACACCTTCAGCCATTTCCAGCTGCACATCGAGCCGCTGCTGGTCGCCGCGCAGCCGCTCGGCTACGCCGTGGCCGAGGGCGACTGGCTCTGGTATAACCTCGCCAGCCCGCCGCGCCTGGGGCTCGCCGCCCCGGTGAAGAAACTGCTCAAGCACGCGCAGGCCGCCCTGCAGCCCCCGGCCGCCTGA
- a CDS encoding DUF2164 domain-containing protein, whose product MSRAKGKAPLLALDRAQEQAAQQILKDFLAERFELELGAFEAQELLDLFARDIAPYFYNKAILDVQAHLKDRFESIESDLWALEKS is encoded by the coding sequence ATGAGCCGGGCCAAGGGCAAGGCGCCGCTCCTCGCGCTGGACCGCGCGCAGGAGCAGGCGGCGCAGCAGATCCTCAAGGACTTCCTGGCCGAGCGTTTCGAGCTGGAACTGGGCGCCTTCGAAGCCCAGGAGCTGCTGGATCTGTTCGCTCGCGACATTGCCCCGTACTTCTACAACAAGGCGATCCTCGATGTGCAGGCGCACCTGAAAGACAGGTTCGAGAGCATCGAGAGCGACTTGTGGGCGCTCGAAAAGAGCTGA
- the hisA gene encoding 1-(5-phosphoribosyl)-5-[(5-phosphoribosylamino)methylideneamino]imidazole-4-carboxamide isomerase gives MLIIPAIDLKDGACVRLRQGLMDDATVFSDDPVAMAAKWVEAGCRRLHLVDLNGAFEGQPVNGEVVTAIAARYPNLPIQIGGGIRSLETIEHYVRAGVSYVIIGTKAVKQPEFVAEACKAFPGKVIVGLDAKDGFVATDGWAEVSSVQASDLAKRFEADGVSAIVYTDIAKDGMMQGCNVEATVALANASCIPVIASGGIHNLGDIRKLLDTRNAGIVGAITGRAIYEGTLDVAEAQALCDSFKG, from the coding sequence ATGCTGATCATCCCCGCAATCGATCTGAAGGACGGCGCCTGCGTGCGCCTGCGTCAGGGCCTGATGGACGACGCCACGGTGTTTTCCGACGACCCGGTGGCGATGGCCGCCAAGTGGGTCGAGGCCGGCTGCCGCCGCCTGCACCTGGTCGACCTCAACGGCGCCTTCGAGGGCCAGCCGGTCAACGGCGAGGTGGTCACCGCCATCGCCGCGCGCTACCCGAACCTGCCGATCCAGATCGGCGGCGGCATCCGCTCGCTGGAAACCATCGAGCACTACGTGCGCGCCGGGGTCAGCTACGTGATCATCGGCACCAAGGCGGTCAAGCAGCCGGAATTCGTCGCCGAGGCCTGCAAGGCGTTCCCCGGCAAGGTGATCGTCGGCCTGGACGCCAAGGACGGCTTCGTCGCCACCGACGGCTGGGCGGAAGTCTCCAGCGTGCAGGCCTCCGACCTGGCCAAGCGCTTCGAGGCCGACGGCGTCTCGGCGATCGTCTACACCGACATCGCCAAGGACGGCATGATGCAGGGCTGCAACGTCGAGGCCACCGTGGCCCTGGCCAACGCCAGCTGCATCCCGGTGATTGCCTCCGGCGGCATCCACAACCTCGGCGACATCCGCAAGCTGCTCGACACCCGCAACGCCGGCATCGTCGGCGCTATTACCGGCCGCGCCATCTACGAGGGCACCCTCGACGTGGCCGAAGCCCAGGCGCTGTGCGATAGCTTCAAAGGCTGA
- a CDS encoding acetyl-CoA sensor PanZ family protein, with protein sequence MPVIVEAVTQPSAQDRLDLEKIYADAPAWLLTPHADAQALIDAGLAGGRLIAGRFNDRLLGAAWLEPGSDGWRLSHLCVRKITRGRGVAARLVAAARQQAESAGAPLRLLAPAQQLEVQAWAKRLALPLDEQH encoded by the coding sequence ATGCCCGTCATCGTCGAAGCCGTCACCCAGCCCAGCGCGCAGGATCGTCTCGACCTGGAGAAAATCTACGCCGACGCCCCGGCCTGGCTGCTGACGCCCCATGCCGATGCGCAGGCGCTGATCGACGCCGGCCTGGCCGGCGGCCGACTGATCGCCGGGCGCTTCAACGACCGCCTGCTCGGCGCCGCCTGGCTGGAGCCGGGCAGCGATGGCTGGCGACTCTCGCACCTGTGCGTGCGCAAGATCACCCGCGGGCGCGGCGTGGCCGCCCGACTGGTCGCCGCCGCCCGCCAGCAGGCCGAGAGCGCCGGCGCGCCGCTGCGCCTGCTGGCGCCGGCGCAGCAGCTGGAAGTCCAGGCCTGGGCGAAGCGCCTGGCCCTGCCGCTGGACGAGCAGCACTGA
- a CDS encoding oxidative damage protection protein: MTRMVMCRKYNQQLPGLERPPYPGPKGEDIFNNVSRQAWEEWQKHQTMLINERRLNMMDGEDRKFIQAEMDKFLAGEEYAQAEGYVPPSA, from the coding sequence ATGACCCGCATGGTGATGTGCCGCAAGTACAACCAACAGCTCCCCGGCCTGGAGCGTCCGCCCTACCCCGGCCCCAAGGGCGAGGACATCTTCAACAACGTCTCCAGGCAGGCCTGGGAAGAGTGGCAGAAACACCAGACCATGCTGATCAACGAGCGCCGGCTGAACATGATGGACGGCGAGGATCGCAAGTTCATCCAGGCGGAAATGGACAAGTTCCTCGCCGGCGAGGAGTACGCCCAGGCGGAAGGCTACGTGCCGCCCAGCGCCTGA
- a CDS encoding RNA-guided endonuclease InsQ/TnpB family protein, with the protein MHLTHKIALRPTAAQVDYFVRACGTARRVWNWALDEWVKQHAAGGKPNAMALKKQFNAIKYDLYPWLKDIHRDAHAQPFAHLGKAWSTFFADIKAGRRAHEPRFKKKGRCRDSFYVANDKFSLDGKQIRLPKIGAVAMTEALHFEGKVLGATVSRSAERWFVAIQVDVPEHQALRPRAGHGVVGVDLGIKAAAITSAGDAFEAPRPLKAALRRLKIRSRRLSRQLEAAKAAAGFAPGARLPKGTRLPVSNNRRKSTATLARLHHRIANIRVDFTHKLTTKLCRENQAVVIEDLNVKGMLANDRLSRAISDVGFGLFRQQMAYKAQRYGVRLVVADRWYPSSRLCSACGWKNEALTLKDREWTCADCGTRHDRDFNAACNLKRLATETALPVARPSGNGGATAGEVPAVAGKVTPVRDECGQQGASGQEERREYLCSPF; encoded by the coding sequence ATGCACCTGACCCACAAGATCGCCTTGCGCCCAACTGCCGCCCAAGTGGACTACTTCGTGCGTGCCTGCGGCACGGCGCGCAGGGTGTGGAACTGGGCGCTCGACGAGTGGGTCAAGCAGCATGCCGCCGGTGGCAAACCCAATGCGATGGCGCTGAAGAAGCAGTTCAATGCGATCAAGTACGACCTCTATCCCTGGCTCAAGGACATCCATCGGGATGCCCATGCCCAGCCATTTGCTCACCTGGGCAAGGCCTGGTCTACGTTCTTCGCGGACATCAAGGCCGGGCGGCGAGCGCATGAACCGCGCTTCAAGAAAAAGGGTCGCTGCCGCGACAGCTTCTACGTCGCCAACGACAAGTTCAGCCTGGACGGCAAGCAGATTCGTTTACCGAAGATCGGCGCCGTGGCGATGACCGAGGCGCTGCACTTCGAGGGCAAGGTTCTCGGCGCGACCGTGTCGCGCAGCGCCGAGCGCTGGTTTGTCGCCATCCAGGTCGATGTGCCGGAGCATCAGGCACTACGCCCGCGTGCGGGTCACGGCGTGGTCGGCGTCGACCTGGGGATCAAGGCGGCAGCCATCACCTCGGCCGGCGATGCCTTCGAAGCCCCCCGGCCGCTGAAGGCCGCCCTGCGTCGACTGAAGATCCGCAGTCGACGGCTCAGCCGTCAGCTGGAAGCGGCCAAGGCCGCCGCCGGCTTTGCCCCGGGCGCCCGGCTGCCCAAGGGCACCCGCCTTCCAGTCTCGAACAACCGGCGCAAGTCCACTGCGACCTTGGCACGGCTGCACCATCGTATTGCCAATATCAGAGTGGATTTCACTCACAAGCTCACCACGAAGCTCTGCCGCGAAAACCAAGCGGTAGTGATCGAAGATCTGAACGTCAAGGGCATGTTGGCCAACGACCGGCTGTCCCGCGCGATCAGCGATGTGGGCTTTGGGCTGTTCCGCCAGCAGATGGCCTACAAGGCGCAACGCTACGGCGTGCGCCTTGTGGTAGCGGATCGCTGGTATCCCAGCAGCCGGCTCTGTTCGGCCTGCGGCTGGAAAAACGAGGCACTGACGCTGAAAGACCGGGAGTGGACGTGCGCCGACTGCGGCACACGCCACGACCGTGACTTCAACGCTGCGTGCAACCTGAAGCGGCTCGCAACCGAAACTGCGCTACCCGTGGCAAGACCGTCCGGCAACGGCGGCGCTACGGCGGGGGAGGTCCCCGCCGTAGCCGGGAAAGTGACGCCTGTCAGAGACGAATGCGGCCAACAAGGCGCGTCGGGGCAGGAAGAAAGGCGTGAATATCTTTGTTCACCTTTTTGA
- a CDS encoding recombinase family protein — MANQRRGLEKFVVARGLAGGLNFKRKKFLALMDSIGRGEVKVLILAHRDRLARFGFDWFEHYAQSNGCEVLVLNQERLSPEQEMVQDLMTITHSFSARLCGLRNYRKKLDAALKEAEPPCT; from the coding sequence CTGGCCAACCAGCGTCGGGGGCTCGAGAAGTTCGTCGTTGCTCGAGGGCTCGCCGGCGGCTTGAACTTCAAGCGCAAGAAGTTTCTCGCCCTGATGGACTCGATCGGTCGCGGCGAGGTCAAGGTCTTGATCCTCGCACACCGTGACCGACTGGCCCGATTCGGCTTTGACTGGTTCGAGCATTACGCGCAATCGAATGGCTGTGAAGTCTTGGTACTCAACCAGGAACGCCTGTCTCCCGAACAGGAGATGGTTCAAGATCTGATGACCATCACGCATAGTTTCTCGGCCCGGCTTTGCGGGCTGAGAAACTACCGCAAGAAGCTGGATGCAGCGCTCAAGGAAGCGGAGCCGCCATGCACCTGA
- the hisF gene encoding imidazole glycerol phosphate synthase subunit HisF has product MALAKRIIPCLDVDNGRVVKGVQFENIRDAGDPVEIARRYDEQGADEITFLDITASSDGRDTTLHTVERMASQVFIPLTVGGGVRTVQDIRNLLNAGADKVSINTAAVFTPEFVREAAERFGSQCIVVAIDAKKVSAPGEPGRWEIFTHGGRKPTGLDAVAWAKKMEDYGAGEILLTSMDQDGVKSGYDLGVTRAISEAVGIPVIASGGVGNLEHLAAGILEGKADAVLAASIFHFGEYTVPEAKAYLASRGIVVR; this is encoded by the coding sequence ATGGCCCTCGCCAAACGCATCATTCCCTGCCTCGACGTGGACAACGGCCGCGTGGTCAAGGGCGTCCAGTTCGAGAACATCCGCGACGCCGGCGACCCGGTGGAGATCGCCCGCCGCTACGACGAGCAGGGCGCCGACGAGATCACCTTCCTCGACATCACCGCCAGCTCCGATGGCCGCGACACCACCCTGCACACCGTCGAGCGCATGGCCAGCCAGGTGTTCATCCCGCTGACCGTCGGCGGCGGCGTGCGCACCGTGCAGGACATCCGCAACCTGCTCAACGCCGGCGCCGACAAGGTGTCGATCAACACCGCCGCGGTGTTCACCCCCGAGTTCGTCCGCGAGGCCGCCGAGCGCTTCGGCTCGCAGTGCATCGTGGTGGCCATCGACGCCAAGAAGGTTTCCGCCCCCGGCGAGCCGGGCCGCTGGGAAATCTTCACCCACGGCGGGCGCAAGCCCACCGGCCTCGACGCCGTGGCCTGGGCGAAGAAGATGGAAGACTACGGCGCCGGCGAGATCCTGCTGACCAGCATGGATCAGGACGGGGTGAAGAGCGGCTACGATCTGGGCGTGACCCGCGCCATCAGCGAGGCAGTGGGCATTCCGGTGATCGCCTCCGGCGGTGTCGGCAATCTGGAGCACCTGGCGGCCGGCATTCTCGAAGGCAAGGCCGACGCGGTGCTGGCAGCGAGCATCTTCCACTTCGGCGAGTACACCGTGCCCGAGGCCAAGGCCTACCTGGCCAGCCGCGGCATCGTGGTGCGTTGA